The following proteins come from a genomic window of Gimesia chilikensis:
- a CDS encoding DUF1559 domain-containing protein, whose protein sequence is MNYKRMQSKSVAPTTAGYTIVELLVATAVISLLIGLTLPAIQTARNSARQAQCLNRMRNLGIALLQNTDTAQRFPACGYFGDGTPATFGQYRSWIVDILPYLDQANIYNQWDFDLSCKDPVNIPLAGQHIAVLTCPSDHSVIPGKGNLSYVLNGGIGFTAQIGSVHNCPVDARGRRLDLNGNGIICHSSTQDDGAPSDRDLFFYMGLFYNETWKGEVRADRHYTMAGITDGASNTLMISENIRTGYDPKAWTANWSSPSPFLTSFYIGDPCVNGRCTEGNVDYNLANSGSSAINAGLEQPEGRAPFPNSLHTGGVNAGYCDGHFSFLSEKIDGKVYAALASPQGQSLAGTLLEQ, encoded by the coding sequence ATGAACTATAAACGAATGCAATCAAAGTCGGTCGCCCCCACGACTGCCGGATATACAATCGTCGAACTGCTGGTCGCTACCGCGGTCATCAGTCTGCTGATCGGACTGACCCTGCCGGCAATCCAGACCGCCCGTAACTCGGCCCGGCAGGCACAATGCCTCAACCGCATGCGAAACCTGGGTATCGCCCTGCTGCAGAATACCGATACCGCCCAGCGGTTCCCCGCCTGTGGCTACTTCGGGGACGGTACTCCCGCTACCTTCGGTCAATATCGCAGCTGGATTGTCGATATCCTCCCCTATCTGGACCAGGCAAACATCTATAACCAGTGGGACTTCGATCTGTCCTGCAAAGATCCAGTCAACATTCCCCTGGCGGGACAACATATCGCCGTCCTGACCTGCCCCTCCGATCATAGTGTGATCCCGGGGAAAGGAAATCTCTCCTACGTCCTGAACGGCGGAATTGGATTCACCGCCCAGATTGGAAGCGTGCATAACTGTCCCGTCGATGCCCGTGGCAGACGGCTCGACCTGAACGGTAACGGCATCATCTGCCATTCTTCGACCCAAGATGACGGAGCCCCCTCCGACCGTGACCTGTTCTTTTACATGGGTCTGTTTTACAACGAAACCTGGAAAGGAGAGGTCCGCGCCGATCGTCATTACACCATGGCGGGCATCACCGACGGTGCTTCGAATACGCTGATGATCTCCGAAAATATTCGGACCGGCTACGATCCCAAAGCCTGGACGGCCAACTGGTCGTCCCCCAGCCCCTTCCTGACCAGCTTCTACATCGGCGACCCCTGTGTCAATGGTCGCTGCACTGAAGGCAATGTGGATTACAACCTCGCGAACTCCGGCTCCTCCGCTATCAATGCCGGGCTTGAACAGCCTGAAGGCAGAGCCCCTTTTCCTAATTCGCTGCACACCGGCGGCGTGAATGCGGGCTACTGCGACGGACATTTTTCCTTCCTCTCGGAAAAAATTGACGGCAAAGTCTATGCCGCCCTGGCCAGCCCCCAGGGACAGTCCTTAGCGGGTACTCTGCTCGAGCAGTAA
- a CDS encoding DUF4339 domain-containing protein yields MTIEWFCIRDAEEQGPYTFRELVDMIREEKLTPDTQVRPHYLDDWQRADSVVGLYYMARKDPEPDPVATETDSEVSAELADAEDLDTFLAGPDESEADLQADQPGWLRRLLSLRNSKIPPVPVNTDYAGRRSTAETASVDSDAETDQIDSTDSPLDETDEEADTGAYSDETWSTTVRAAVERVDARAPKQEEEEAPRQIVPAVSLSFLSSPRFKLALFVVAVILCLSAGTVGMVSWLGKGQFYFPFVGPVSPLLFAAYTAGGLLTIAVLSPLLLITSTSFLRWAFKVGTALAASGIVAYYLLNWNKQQSLVFPSQKDAEAKLIFPLIGECSAFSYWMYFADAVIIVAVLTYIAAWLLESRADEL; encoded by the coding sequence ATGACAATCGAATGGTTTTGCATACGGGACGCGGAAGAACAGGGCCCCTACACGTTTCGGGAACTGGTCGACATGATCCGCGAGGAAAAACTCACTCCGGACACCCAGGTCCGTCCACATTATCTGGACGACTGGCAGCGGGCAGACTCTGTCGTGGGTCTGTACTACATGGCACGCAAAGATCCGGAACCCGATCCGGTCGCCACTGAAACAGACTCTGAAGTCTCCGCTGAACTTGCCGACGCCGAGGATCTGGATACATTTCTGGCGGGACCGGATGAATCCGAAGCCGATCTCCAGGCGGACCAGCCTGGCTGGTTGCGACGGCTGCTCTCGTTAAGAAACAGTAAGATTCCACCCGTCCCCGTCAATACGGACTACGCAGGCAGACGGTCTACAGCTGAGACAGCGAGCGTTGACAGCGACGCCGAAACAGATCAGATCGATTCGACGGATTCCCCCCTCGACGAAACCGACGAAGAAGCAGACACCGGTGCCTACTCGGACGAAACCTGGTCGACGACGGTCCGGGCTGCAGTCGAACGAGTCGATGCCCGTGCGCCGAAGCAAGAGGAAGAAGAGGCACCCCGACAGATCGTCCCCGCGGTCTCCCTCTCATTTCTTTCCAGCCCCAGATTCAAGCTGGCCCTGTTTGTCGTCGCAGTCATCCTCTGTTTGAGTGCAGGGACCGTCGGCATGGTCAGCTGGCTCGGTAAGGGACAATTCTACTTCCCCTTTGTCGGCCCGGTCTCTCCCCTGCTGTTTGCCGCTTATACTGCAGGCGGTTTACTGACGATCGCCGTACTGTCGCCGTTGCTGCTGATTACCTCGACGTCCTTCCTCAGGTGGGCCTTCAAAGTCGGCACCGCTCTGGCCGCGTCCGGCATCGTCGCCTATTACCTGCTCAACTGGAACAAGCAACAGAGCCTGGTTTTCCCCTCTCAAAAAGATGCGGAAGCCAAACTCATCTTTCCCCTGATCGGAGAGTGCTCTGCCTTCTCTTACTGGATGTATTTTGCGGACGCCGTCATTATTGTCGCCGTCCTGACTTATATCGCTGCCTGGCTGCTGGAGTCGCGTGCTGATGAACTATAA
- a CDS encoding protein kinase domain-containing protein, translating into MVNSNPSECPNLATLSDYNLGKLDFSEIDSLSRHFSSCSACRAHLEQLDEETDDLINSLKVPPLSIGHISLEHEIGAGGMGRVFKGYDTRLIRPVAVKIINSEKQKNWKNLSERFEREVKLLARVESPYVVKALFAGEENGFTYFVQEYVDGQNLTQRMQELGSSIPSRACASLIFQVASGLTAVHQLGIVHRDIHPGNILVNTKGYVQIADFGLAFQPELNLPDDELTSLRQGFGQIHYVAPEQWNAARNATDKSDIYSLGCVWFFLLTGHPLNRDHKTLEIINQPSQFQQVNRVDRKLLKSMLERDPQLRPSAREVTAALHHRLGNVESLEYILHQKSLKREKGWKWYGAFFSLAMLILLGFLLLLPAPATEEVADNQAPAVPVVPEPRQTEFVLRFDGVDDFIETPFIYDSGEPITFEAWLTPDCEERPRNMEIVSNAETAGFLLRLRDGTMPEFLFHDGIYYAPHKYSHQIGCGKKVHLAAVYDGISIGMYVNGKKQGLNYPVRRRHRHSPIPIHLGANPDPALIGRPVAEKKACFAGVLHQCRFSQGAIYLDDFSPEKELTSNDSTLLLYHMQANTGNVVPDLSGNGRDGKIVGATWEEFDPAKSPEKNNEFKWPVEKPDPVLVNDSPERIRELQQAWADHLQLTPQVNIPLGNGASIDLELIPPGEFMMGTLDETLKNTAASTQQQELKYKVLTADLPQRLARITVPFYISRTEITRKQFRQFVDRARYRTDAERDGRGGTDFKAAGADPQITWASDLKGALGDDHPVANLSWYDARNFCSWLTRQNPAFNFDLPAESQWEYACRAGTTTPWYPADSEQLALYAWTGTTQPQPCGRLQPNAFGLYDMHGNVAEWCRDYFSNEESFSNPVNNPSGPHTGTHRMLRGGSAIQSAESCRAAYREGRLPVTRDALTGFRICATPNLSTQGLESLDRFSLHFNGVDDSVEAVYDYRRPTDPLTIECWADISAESMNDQFSSAVIFDLHSHLRAMYCVLRNHRVHVYYHEGAWTWHAFSAEIPPGQHHIAGVFDGTSLNVFVDGQVPEKVRKEQSPQEARYLRSLLRIGTGSVIEDAQHRGFQGNISQLRISEETIYDSAFEPPPLLTQHASTVTLYRFEQGSGNLLHDLSGMHNHGRIMGADWSTAPQVDPQLTGRGIQFDGTGWLESKLPDQFNGALTIEAWLSPEPSRKLTHQSVFQWGSLSLKYHVNQGEYWTWSLLDPRSQEIPVSSTSSRDVATSRPVHVACQWDGSNWRLFINGLPCNTQKMRSIKYQRVRNIVKDCLSKPLWIGGTPTEETGTSRGFEGRLHALRVSNTERYSNPFTPADQFPLDDQTLLLYRFDQETGKTIPDASPHHADGKLNGATRIKN; encoded by the coding sequence GTGGTTAACTCCAATCCCTCCGAATGCCCCAATCTGGCGACGCTTTCAGACTATAACCTGGGAAAACTCGATTTCAGCGAGATTGATTCCCTTTCCCGGCATTTCAGCAGCTGCAGTGCCTGCCGCGCACACCTCGAACAGTTGGATGAGGAAACCGATGACCTGATCAACAGCCTCAAGGTCCCCCCGCTGTCTATTGGACACATCTCGCTGGAACACGAAATCGGCGCGGGTGGCATGGGACGCGTTTTCAAAGGCTATGACACCCGCCTGATTCGCCCGGTCGCCGTAAAAATCATTAACTCGGAAAAGCAGAAAAACTGGAAGAACCTCTCAGAGCGATTTGAGCGGGAAGTCAAACTGCTCGCACGTGTCGAATCCCCCTATGTAGTCAAGGCACTGTTTGCAGGAGAAGAAAATGGCTTCACCTATTTCGTACAGGAATACGTGGATGGCCAGAATCTGACGCAGCGGATGCAGGAACTCGGGTCCTCAATTCCCTCACGGGCCTGTGCCAGTCTGATCTTTCAGGTCGCTTCGGGACTGACTGCCGTTCATCAGTTGGGTATTGTCCATCGCGACATTCACCCCGGAAATATCCTGGTGAATACAAAAGGTTACGTCCAGATCGCAGATTTCGGCCTGGCCTTTCAACCTGAACTCAATCTGCCTGACGACGAACTGACCTCACTCAGACAGGGCTTCGGACAAATCCATTACGTTGCGCCTGAACAATGGAATGCCGCCCGCAACGCCACAGACAAATCGGACATCTATTCTCTGGGCTGTGTCTGGTTTTTTCTGCTGACAGGCCATCCCCTGAACCGCGATCACAAAACTCTGGAGATTATCAATCAACCCAGCCAGTTTCAGCAGGTCAATCGTGTCGATCGAAAACTGCTGAAGTCGATGCTGGAGCGCGATCCGCAACTCAGACCCTCCGCCCGGGAAGTCACCGCCGCCCTGCATCACCGCCTGGGCAATGTAGAGTCACTGGAATACATACTGCATCAAAAGTCTCTCAAACGTGAGAAAGGCTGGAAATGGTATGGAGCATTTTTCTCACTGGCCATGCTGATTCTGTTGGGCTTTCTGCTCCTGCTGCCTGCCCCGGCCACAGAAGAAGTTGCCGACAACCAGGCTCCCGCTGTACCTGTCGTGCCTGAACCTCGTCAGACTGAGTTCGTGCTCCGCTTCGACGGAGTCGACGACTTTATCGAAACCCCCTTTATCTATGACAGTGGCGAACCGATTACCTTCGAGGCCTGGCTGACTCCGGACTGTGAAGAACGCCCGCGGAATATGGAAATCGTTTCCAATGCGGAGACGGCCGGATTCCTGCTGCGTCTGAGAGACGGAACCATGCCTGAGTTCCTGTTTCACGACGGCATTTATTACGCCCCGCATAAGTATTCGCATCAGATCGGTTGTGGTAAAAAGGTCCACCTGGCTGCCGTTTATGACGGTATCAGTATCGGCATGTATGTGAATGGCAAGAAACAGGGATTGAACTACCCGGTCCGTCGCCGACATCGCCATTCCCCCATTCCCATCCATCTGGGTGCCAACCCCGATCCCGCGCTGATCGGCCGTCCTGTGGCTGAGAAAAAAGCCTGCTTCGCCGGAGTGTTGCATCAGTGCCGGTTCTCCCAGGGAGCCATCTACCTGGACGATTTCTCCCCGGAAAAAGAACTGACGTCCAACGACTCAACACTTTTGCTGTATCACATGCAAGCCAATACCGGGAATGTCGTTCCCGATCTGAGTGGCAATGGTCGCGATGGTAAGATCGTGGGCGCCACCTGGGAAGAATTTGATCCTGCTAAAAGTCCCGAAAAAAACAACGAATTCAAATGGCCGGTCGAAAAGCCCGACCCCGTGCTGGTCAATGATTCGCCCGAGCGAATCCGCGAACTGCAACAGGCCTGGGCCGATCATCTTCAGTTGACGCCGCAAGTGAATATTCCCCTGGGCAACGGCGCGTCGATCGATCTCGAACTGATTCCCCCCGGGGAATTCATGATGGGCACGCTGGATGAAACGCTGAAAAACACCGCAGCTTCGACCCAACAGCAGGAACTCAAATACAAAGTGCTGACGGCAGATTTACCGCAACGCCTGGCACGCATCACCGTCCCCTTCTATATCAGCCGTACCGAAATCACCCGGAAGCAGTTCCGACAGTTTGTCGATCGCGCCCGCTACCGGACCGACGCCGAACGCGACGGGCGGGGAGGCACCGACTTCAAAGCAGCCGGGGCTGATCCGCAGATCACCTGGGCCAGTGATCTCAAGGGCGCCCTGGGGGATGACCATCCGGTCGCCAACCTCAGCTGGTACGATGCACGTAACTTCTGCAGCTGGCTGACCCGACAGAATCCCGCCTTCAATTTTGATCTCCCAGCTGAGTCACAATGGGAATACGCCTGTCGTGCGGGCACCACCACACCGTGGTACCCGGCTGATTCAGAACAGCTTGCCCTTTATGCCTGGACCGGCACGACACAGCCCCAGCCCTGTGGTCGACTGCAGCCGAATGCCTTCGGTTTGTACGACATGCACGGCAACGTCGCCGAGTGGTGCCGCGACTATTTCTCAAATGAAGAAAGCTTCTCTAACCCGGTCAATAATCCCTCGGGCCCCCACACCGGAACCCACCGCATGCTGCGGGGCGGATCGGCAATTCAGTCAGCCGAGTCCTGTCGCGCTGCTTACCGCGAAGGTCGCCTGCCGGTCACTCGTGACGCGTTGACCGGCTTCCGGATCTGCGCCACCCCCAATCTGTCTACGCAGGGACTGGAAAGTCTCGATCGATTCTCCCTGCACTTCAACGGCGTTGATGACTCGGTCGAAGCCGTCTATGACTATCGCCGTCCCACTGATCCCCTGACGATCGAATGCTGGGCTGATATCTCTGCAGAAAGTATGAACGACCAGTTCTCCTCGGCCGTCATCTTTGACCTGCATTCGCATCTCCGTGCCATGTACTGCGTACTCAGAAATCATCGCGTGCACGTCTACTACCACGAAGGTGCCTGGACCTGGCACGCTTTCTCAGCGGAGATCCCTCCCGGCCAGCACCATATCGCCGGTGTCTTTGATGGCACTTCACTCAACGTCTTTGTGGACGGACAGGTGCCGGAGAAAGTGCGGAAAGAGCAGTCTCCCCAGGAAGCGCGCTATCTCCGTTCGCTGCTGCGCATCGGTACCGGCTCTGTGATTGAAGATGCACAGCACCGCGGATTTCAGGGCAATATCTCCCAGCTGCGCATCAGTGAAGAAACGATTTACGACTCCGCCTTTGAACCGCCACCGCTGCTCACCCAGCATGCATCGACCGTCACCCTGTACCGCTTTGAACAGGGCAGCGGCAACCTGCTCCATGATTTAAGTGGCATGCACAATCACGGCAGAATCATGGGGGCCGACTGGTCAACCGCGCCTCAAGTGGACCCGCAGCTGACCGGTCGTGGCATCCAGTTCGATGGCACCGGCTGGCTCGAATCGAAGCTTCCCGACCAGTTTAACGGCGCATTGACCATCGAAGCCTGGCTCTCTCCGGAACCCAGCAGGAAACTGACACATCAGAGTGTATTTCAATGGGGCTCACTCAGTCTGAAATACCATGTGAACCAGGGAGAATACTGGACCTGGTCGCTGCTGGATCCGCGGTCCCAGGAAATTCCGGTCTCGTCGACCTCCAGTCGCGATGTTGCCACCAGTCGCCCCGTGCATGTGGCCTGTCAGTGGGACGGTTCGAACTGGCGACTCTTCATCAATGGTCTCCCCTGTAATACACAGAAAATGCGGAGCATCAAATATCAACGGGTCAGGAACATCGTCAAAGACTGTTTGTCGAAACCACTATGGATCGGCGGCACACCGACGGAAGAAACCGGCACTTCCCGTGGCTTCGAAGGCCGCCTGCATGCTCTGCGCGTTTCCAATACGGAACGCTACAGCAATCCCTTCACACCAGCCGACCAGTTCCCCCTCGACGATCAGACACTTCTGCTGTATCGCTTCGATCAGGAAACGGGAAAAACCATCCCCGATGCCAGCCCGCACCACGCGGATGGCAAATTGAATGGGGCCACTCGGATCAAGAACTAG
- a CDS encoding RNA polymerase sigma factor yields MNLESISTTLIYHASQGDPDSRNRLMKLSEWVLFRIASRVLDNRQDVEDAVQETLTVVVKVMAEQDLRLEHGRHSFIRLLKSCLRNVAANQIRKKQVVPIGGSDNLNQIHNLIDDNIETIEEKRDIAEGLIQLAGLSENEKQVLSLYFLAGKLPREIAEETGLASANVRQIQSRALRKIRDFLGES; encoded by the coding sequence ATGAATCTGGAATCCATCTCGACCACTCTCATTTATCATGCCTCACAGGGAGATCCGGATTCCCGTAACAGGTTGATGAAGCTCTCGGAATGGGTTCTGTTCCGCATTGCCAGCCGCGTTCTGGATAACAGACAGGATGTAGAAGATGCGGTTCAGGAGACACTGACCGTCGTCGTCAAGGTGATGGCCGAGCAGGACCTCCGGTTGGAACACGGTCGGCACAGCTTCATTCGCTTGCTGAAAAGCTGTCTGCGGAATGTCGCTGCGAATCAGATTCGCAAAAAACAGGTCGTCCCCATCGGTGGCTCTGATAACCTCAACCAGATCCATAATCTGATCGATGACAACATCGAAACCATTGAGGAGAAACGGGATATCGCAGAAGGGCTGATTCAGCTGGCCGGGCTGTCCGAAAATGAAAAACAGGTGCTGAGCCTGTATTTTCTTGCAGGGAAGCTCCCCCGGGAAATCGCCGAGGAGACAGGCCTCGCCTCAGCAAATGTCCGTCAGATCCAGTCCCGGGCACTCCGCAAAATTCGTGATTTTCTGGGGGAATCCTGA
- a CDS encoding xylose operon transcription regulator XylR — MPRRPRSPALKIPDNRQIALLIDPDDTWGRSVIQGIASVVRNVLPWSLWIAPRDRQWRLRVPRNWQGDGIIAAIRDEKTAEHVRGLQLPTVNVSYWEQDDPDWYRVRTDDARRAEMAFSHFRERGFRHFAYYGPPSQRYSPSRGERFLKVVEAAGLDCDMFHSRSFSRDKTSIQERTLHWLQQAPRPLAVMAADPHAGVLLTEVCNAVGFRVPEEIAILVADTDELLCNISAPPLSSIVLASEQIGINSVRILEALLAGKRVKSKSLALPPLHVIERQSTEMLAIDDPLFVDALRFIREHAHTGIQVSDVLQAVPLSRRSLEQRFRQLLNCSPADEIRRIKMERVKQLLISTDKTVAQIAGSSGFCSPGQLCFVFKKQIGTTPLEFRRSQRSEN; from the coding sequence ATGCCTCGCCGCCCCCGATCACCGGCTTTGAAGATCCCCGATAACAGACAGATCGCGCTGTTGATCGACCCGGATGACACCTGGGGCCGCAGCGTGATTCAGGGTATCGCATCAGTGGTGCGGAACGTCTTACCCTGGAGCCTGTGGATTGCGCCCCGCGATCGACAATGGCGGTTACGCGTTCCCCGCAACTGGCAGGGGGACGGCATCATCGCCGCGATTCGTGATGAAAAAACAGCCGAGCATGTCCGCGGCCTCCAGCTCCCCACGGTGAATGTTTCCTACTGGGAACAGGATGATCCGGACTGGTACCGCGTCCGCACCGATGACGCCCGCCGGGCCGAGATGGCATTCTCGCATTTTCGCGAGCGAGGCTTCCGCCATTTCGCCTATTATGGCCCGCCCAGTCAGCGGTATTCCCCCTCACGGGGCGAACGCTTTCTGAAGGTGGTCGAAGCCGCTGGACTGGACTGTGATATGTTCCACAGCAGGTCCTTCTCCCGCGATAAAACCTCCATTCAGGAACGCACGCTGCACTGGTTACAACAGGCCCCCCGACCACTGGCGGTCATGGCGGCAGACCCACACGCTGGTGTGTTGTTAACTGAAGTCTGTAATGCTGTCGGCTTTCGGGTGCCTGAAGAAATCGCGATTCTGGTCGCGGATACAGATGAATTGCTCTGTAATATCTCCGCACCGCCGCTTTCCAGTATCGTCCTCGCCAGTGAGCAGATCGGCATTAACAGCGTTCGCATTCTCGAAGCGCTGCTGGCGGGTAAGCGGGTCAAATCAAAGTCGCTGGCCCTGCCCCCGCTGCACGTGATCGAACGGCAGTCTACCGAAATGCTGGCCATCGACGACCCACTGTTCGTCGATGCCCTGCGCTTCATCCGCGAACACGCACATACCGGAATTCAGGTCAGCGACGTCCTGCAGGCGGTTCCGCTTTCGCGTCGTTCTCTGGAGCAACGCTTTCGCCAATTGTTGAACTGCAGTCCCGCAGACGAAATCCGCCGGATAAAAATGGAGCGGGTGAAACAGTTGCTGATCTCGACCGACAAAACGGTCGCCCAGATCGCAGGTTCTTCAGGGTTCTGCAGCCCGGGACAACTCTGTTTTGTTTTCAAAAAGCAGATCGGCACAACCCCACTCGAATTTCGCAGAAGCCAGCGATCAGAGAACTGA
- a CDS encoding N-acyl-D-amino-acid deacylase family protein, producing the protein MTLRPAIVLRSLLLLALLLPSLGVAAERVDYVIENGTLHDGTGQVIKQGHVAVRDGKIVSVGPGKGPASETRIDASGLIVCPGFIDLHTHSDRGIVNPKARGAVNYLMQGCTTSVTGNCGMGPIEVKEFYDKVDLAGAGTNVAHLLPQGDLRSQVIGKVNRKATKAELQEMQQRAARAMQEGAWGMSTGLIYTPSTYADTEELIALARVIGKAGGIYASHIRGEEDGLLGSYQEAIRIGREAEVPVHVSHMKVKGTPNWGNLRLAIDMIKQARKTGQRVTADQYPYIAASTSLAATVFPPWSMSGGREELVKRLDTADVGEKIRTAVAQSLSIKEDGKQIVIAQYGPRPEWVGRHLREIAKQEAKTPLQITEEIIRNGGAQIVNFAMNEEEVRMAMQHPWVATASDGGVMIPDATRPHPRNYGAFPRKIGHYAIREQVLPLNQAIRSATGLPAEILGLTDRGFLKPGQAADIVVFDPKTIIDTATFENPHQYAEGMRYVFVNGVAAVYGGTPTGALAGRALRKPSAP; encoded by the coding sequence GTGACTTTGAGACCTGCGATCGTTCTGCGTAGCCTGTTGCTGCTGGCGCTGTTGTTACCGTCACTCGGTGTTGCTGCGGAGCGGGTGGATTACGTAATCGAAAACGGCACGCTGCACGACGGAACCGGTCAGGTGATTAAACAGGGACACGTGGCAGTACGGGATGGGAAAATCGTTTCCGTCGGGCCCGGTAAAGGGCCCGCCAGCGAGACCCGTATCGATGCGAGCGGACTGATTGTCTGTCCGGGATTCATCGACCTGCATACTCACAGCGATCGGGGCATCGTCAATCCCAAGGCTCGGGGCGCGGTGAACTACCTGATGCAGGGCTGTACGACATCGGTGACCGGTAACTGCGGGATGGGGCCCATCGAAGTCAAGGAATTCTATGACAAGGTCGATCTGGCGGGCGCGGGAACCAACGTGGCGCATCTGTTGCCGCAAGGAGACCTGCGCTCGCAGGTGATTGGCAAGGTCAATCGCAAAGCGACCAAAGCGGAACTGCAGGAGATGCAGCAGCGGGCAGCCCGGGCGATGCAGGAAGGGGCCTGGGGGATGTCGACCGGCCTGATTTATACTCCCAGCACTTACGCGGACACGGAAGAACTGATTGCCCTCGCACGCGTGATTGGTAAAGCGGGTGGTATTTATGCCAGCCACATTCGCGGTGAGGAAGACGGCCTGCTCGGTTCCTATCAGGAAGCGATTCGCATTGGCCGTGAGGCAGAAGTTCCGGTGCACGTTTCCCATATGAAAGTCAAGGGGACTCCGAACTGGGGTAACCTGCGTCTGGCGATCGATATGATCAAACAGGCCCGCAAAACAGGTCAGCGGGTGACCGCCGATCAATATCCGTATATCGCTGCAAGTACCTCGCTGGCTGCAACGGTCTTTCCCCCCTGGTCGATGTCCGGCGGGAGAGAAGAACTGGTCAAGCGGCTGGATACGGCAGATGTTGGTGAGAAGATCCGGACTGCGGTCGCCCAGAGTCTGAGCATCAAAGAAGACGGTAAGCAGATCGTGATTGCCCAGTATGGTCCGCGACCGGAATGGGTGGGTCGGCACTTGCGCGAGATTGCGAAACAGGAAGCGAAAACGCCGCTACAGATTACCGAAGAGATTATCCGTAACGGGGGAGCGCAGATTGTGAACTTCGCCATGAATGAAGAGGAAGTCCGCATGGCGATGCAGCATCCGTGGGTGGCGACCGCTTCGGATGGCGGAGTGATGATCCCTGATGCCACACGTCCGCATCCGCGAAATTATGGTGCCTTTCCCCGCAAGATCGGTCATTATGCGATTCGCGAACAGGTGCTGCCTTTGAACCAGGCAATTCGCAGTGCCACGGGGCTGCCGGCTGAGATCCTGGGATTGACCGATCGAGGATTTCTCAAACCGGGACAGGCGGCGGATATTGTTGTCTTCGATCCGAAAACCATCATCGATACGGCGACGTTTGAAAATCCACATCAGTACGCGGAAGGCATGCGCTACGTCTTCGTGAATGGAGTAGCCGCGGTCTATGGAGGCACGCCGACCGGTGCCCTCGCGGGACGGGCGCTGCGGAAACCATCTGCTCCCTGA
- a CDS encoding DUF1611 domain-containing protein encodes MNTVVPAVEKTSVPGLDIINEYRRIAIAVGDDAPLSNSKTAISLLRYRGEHCLAVIDPAHQGKTTQHLYGVGGSTPVVGSLSEVDSPDALFIGISPPGGQMPESLSRVIGAGVDRGLDIVSGLHEFLVENEDFCQVAQRSGSRLIDVRRNQHRQTARCAEFRSGCLRIHAVGQDCSVGKMVTMLELERGLQQRQRDAKFLATGQTGIMIKGNGVPVDCVVSDFVNGAVEELVLQHEQHEILLIEGQGSIVHPAFSAVTLGLLHGCAPQGLILCYEAARPHVKAMPHVPLKSLERYRELYEQLASERSPAEVIGVAMNGRNLSEAEADIEKEQVQERLGLPVCDVYRDGPDLLVDAVLNLRGRLFA; translated from the coding sequence ATGAATACCGTTGTACCTGCCGTGGAAAAAACGTCGGTGCCTGGACTGGACATCATCAATGAGTACCGCCGGATTGCGATCGCGGTTGGCGATGATGCACCGCTGTCGAATTCGAAGACCGCCATCAGCCTGCTCCGCTACCGGGGCGAACACTGTCTGGCTGTGATCGATCCGGCGCACCAGGGGAAAACCACACAGCACCTGTATGGCGTTGGGGGCAGCACTCCGGTCGTTGGTTCGCTGTCGGAGGTGGATTCTCCCGATGCACTATTTATCGGTATTTCTCCTCCGGGTGGTCAGATGCCGGAATCGTTGAGCCGGGTGATCGGGGCTGGTGTGGACCGCGGACTGGATATCGTTTCCGGCCTGCATGAGTTTCTGGTTGAGAACGAAGATTTCTGCCAGGTGGCGCAGCGGAGTGGCAGTCGGCTGATTGACGTCCGCCGGAACCAGCATCGCCAGACGGCCCGCTGTGCTGAGTTTCGCAGCGGCTGTTTGCGGATTCACGCAGTTGGTCAGGATTGCAGCGTGGGCAAAATGGTGACGATGCTCGAACTCGAACGGGGCCTGCAGCAGCGTCAACGGGATGCGAAGTTCCTGGCGACGGGACAGACGGGGATCATGATCAAGGGGAACGGCGTTCCCGTCGACTGTGTCGTTTCTGACTTTGTCAACGGAGCCGTGGAAGAGCTGGTACTTCAGCATGAACAGCATGAAATTCTCCTCATCGAAGGGCAGGGGAGTATCGTACATCCGGCCTTTTCGGCGGTGACTTTGGGGCTGTTGCATGGCTGTGCGCCGCAGGGGTTGATTCTCTGTTACGAAGCAGCCCGTCCTCATGTGAAGGCAATGCCGCATGTGCCGCTCAAGTCTCTGGAACGCTATCGGGAACTTTACGAGCAGCTCGCTTCGGAACGGTCTCCCGCGGAAGTGATCGGCGTTGCCATGAACGGTCGCAATCTCTCTGAAGCAGAAGCGGACATCGAGAAAGAGCAGGTGCAGGAACGACTGGGTTTACCGGTCTGCGATGTCTACCGCGATGGACCGGATCTCCTGGTTGATGCCGTTTTGAATCTGAGAGGGAGGCTGTTCGCGTGA